The uncultured Bacteroides sp. DNA segment ATTCTTCGATTAATATAATACATACTTCGTAAATATTCCGGTGTCTTAGCCACATTATAAGCCAAACTCTTCGTCATGCTAGCCCGTTTATTAGCCTGCGTAGGCAAAAAATTAGGACTGACGAAACGTTTCACAGGAGCCTTAATACTTCGATTAAAGAAACCCGGCAGAGTCCGCGAGGAACTTTTTCCTACGAGCACTTCCACTACTTCGTGCCCGTTACGCAATAACATATCTTCCAGCGTGATGGCCTGGGTAAAATGTCCCCTGCCCTCTCCTTGTACAATAAATAAGAATTTCATGATGCTATAGTTATTTGTAAAGGTTCTTGCAACACCTCCTCCTCCTCAACCTTGTTGAGAAGCATTTGGTCAAAATAGCGTACCGTCCAGTTACCTTCTTCATCTTCGGTCAGTGCAGAGAGTGTTTCCACCCAGTCACCCGAATTAAGATAATGAATGCCATCATAATACGTATTTGCAGGATGGTGAATATGTCCGCAAATCACACCGTCACACTTCTTTGCACGGGCTAGTTGCACCAATTCAGTTTCATAATCACAGATATAAGAAACGGCTGATTTTACTTTGTTCTTTATTGACTGCGAAAGCGAGTAGTAAGGTTTTCCCTGTTTCATTCTGCGGGTATTATAAACCTTGTTGAGCCACAGAAGAAAAGAGTATCCGGTATCTCCAAGCATCGCCAGCCATTTCATTTGTGTAGTGACGGTATCGAATATATCACCATGTGTAATATAATAACGTTTTCCATGAGTTTCGTAAATGCAATCTTTCACAATCTTCACATTATAAAAGTTCAATGGAGCCAAAGCATCCAGAAAATCATCATGATTGCCTCGCACATAAATCACTTCCGTACCAAATTTCTCCATCATCTTCATTATAACCTTGAAAAAATCAGTATGTTTGGGTTTCCATTTGTGCAGACCTGTTTTTTGCAAATGCCAACCATCAATAATGTCACCGTTCAATATCAGTCGATCACAATTTATCGATTTTAAGAAGCTGCTCACTTCTTCGGTTTTTGAATGTGGCGACCCCAGATGTATGTCCGAAAGAACCACAGTAGGATAATACGTGCGTAAATGCATAATCTTTTTTATTATTGTTATGCAAAAATCACATTTTAAGATTACAAGATGATGACTATTACATTACTTTCCTATGAACAATACTTCAATTTGAACGTTTTTATTTCAAAACAAGATACTTCGTTAGTAGCCCAAAAAGGTTGGTTAAATTATTAAAACAATAATAAAAATGGAAAAGTTTGAAACATTAATAAAATCAAAAAGCCCTGTCCTGATAGATTTCTTTGCTGAATGGTGTGGCCCTTGCAAGACGATGAAGCCTGTTCTTGAGGAAGTTAAAGGGCAATTGGGAGAGAAAGCACGCATCGTAAAAATAGATGTGGATAAGTTTGAAGAGTTAGCCGATAAATATCGTATTCAGTCCGTACCTACTTTCATTCTGTTTAAAAATGGAGAATCTTTGTGGAGGCATTCAGGTATGATTCAAGGCAAAGAACTAAAAGAAGTTATTGAACAATATATTTAAAAAAATGAAAAGATCGCTTATTACATTTATTATTGCTATGATAGCAGGCTTCTCTTTCGCAGCAGAACATCAAGAGAAAGATCGAGAAAAAGAGAACAAAAAAGAATCTCAAGATGGTGAAGTCGTCGTTATGAACAAAGCCCTATTCATCAGCGAAGTGTTCGATTTTGAAAAATCGCCTGAGTGGAAATACACAGGCAACAAACCCGCCATCATCGACTTATACGCCGATTGGTGTCCCCCTTGTCGTGCCATTGCCCCCATCATGAAAAGTATGGCCAAAGAGTATGCCGGCAAAATAGTGATATACAAAGTGAATGTAGACAACGAAAAAGAGCTTGCTTCCTTCTTTCAGGCAACAAGCATTCCACTAGTAGTTTATATTCCGGTAAAAGGAGAACCGCAATTCTTTCGCGGAGCGGCAGACAAAGCAACGTATAAGAAAGCGATTGACGAATTCTTACTGAAAACCGAATAAAGAATCACCGTTAAACCCAATAAACCCCATTCATCTCTCAAATAGTTACCGGCATTCATCCTGAAGAGGATGGATGCCGGTGCAGTTTAAGTTATCAGCGGATAAATAAACCTTGTCGTATTTATAGTTCAACTGCTGATAAATCTGTAAATGCTTTCTCAAAATCACGTTCTGCCGCCAATGCTTGGTTTACCGTATCGTAATATAACCCGATTTCTACAATATAATCCAATAGAGAAATCTCGCCTGCGTTCAAGGCTTTGATTAACAGATTTGTATTATTGAGTGCCACAAGAGATTTCCGATATCCGATAGCTGTCTCTTGTAATCCGGTAGCGCGCATATACAACTTCTTTAGCTGATCGTAAAATTGTTGCTTACTCTCCGTCTGCTTAGCTTCGGCAGCTATTACACCAGCTTTTGCCAGCTTTATCCGGTTCTTATTTTCCCATAAAGGAATAGAGATGCCAAGTGTAATCCCCTGATACTTTTGTCCGAAAGTCTTTTCCTGCATATAACCTGCCGAAAAAGCAGGAAGCCCCATTGCTCTGTTTAGCTTCACCTCATTTTTACTCACTGCAATTTGCTGTTTCACATATTGCAATACAGGATTCTTTTGCTCAGCAGAGAGATACCAGTCCTCAAAATTAGCAGGTAGCGGAACTACATTATATTCATTATTACCAAATAAAACATCTATTCCACCATTCAGGCGTTTTAAATCCAATAAAAGAGTTTTTCGTTCCACCTCCACTCGTGACATTTCTCCCCTGACAGTAGAGAGATTCAATTGGCTCTTATTATATTCCAACACATTCGCATCTCCTCGATCCAACCGTTCCTTATATGCATCCGAAATGGTTTGAGCATGTTGAAGCCGGATATCAAGTTCCTGCTTCAAGGCATTATAATAAGTCAGCTCAATGCAATATTGCTTGGCTTCAAGAAGAATCTTAATCCGGTCTGATTTGTATTGAAGTTCTACTAATTGATTCTTATTCTCAGCCATCCGGCTTTTCATTCCGGTAATAGTAGGAATATCAAACATCTGTTTAACACTGAAATCTTTTCGGCTCCCCACATTAGTAGGACTACCCCACATATAGTTAAATTCCAGTTCAGGATTAGACAGGAAGATACCCGTCTTATTTCCTAAACTTTGTACTTTTACGTCTTCCCTCAATGTTTTCAGGGTGGCGTTATTCTCTTCAATAGATGTCAAGACACCCTTTAAACTATTTTCATTTTGGGCAAAGAGCGATACACTTGCCAGCAATGCCACGAGATATATTATGATTCTCATTGTTGTTCTTCTTCTATGATTTCTATTTTCTTTTCTTGTTTACGGCTCATGTACAGATACATGATAGGAATTATAAATCCATTCAACAGGGTTGAACTCAACAATCCGCCCAATATAACTTTTGCCATCGGACTTTGTATCTCATTACCAGGTAATTCTCCTCCTAATGCTAATGGTATTAAAGCAAGACCTGATGATAGTGCTGTCATTAAAATGGGATTAAGTCGATCCAATGAGCCATGCATGACACTTTCTTGTGCAGACATGCCTGAAGCACGCAAGCTATTATATCTATCTACAAGGAGCATTCCATTTCGGGTAGCTATACCAAACAAAGAGATAAATCCGATAATAGCAGGAATACTCATAATACCACTGGTAATATAAATACTAATTACTCCACCAATCAGAGCCAACGGTAAGTTCAGCAATATAACCAATGATTGGGTGATGCTCTTGAACTCTTTGAAAAGTAGCAAAAAGATTATCAAGATAGAGAACATCGAAGTAATCAGTATAATCCTCGAAGCAGCCTGTTCACTTTCAAACTGTCCTCCATATTCTACATGGTAACCTTCCGGCAAATGGATTTCAGTGTCTATTTTTGTCTTGATATCATTCACTACACCTCTTAAATCTCGTCCGTCCACATTAGCAGAAATGACAATTTTACGAACTACATTTTCACGGTTAATCGTATTAGGCCCGGTGGAAGAAACAATATTAGCGATGTTCTCCAATGGTACTTTTCTCCCATTGGCATCCACTATCAGTTTTTTTATCCGTTCTACGCTCTCCCGACTAGCATCATTCACCTTCACCGTCAGATCAAAAGCCCGGTTCTCTTCATACACCTGAGATACAACTTCACCGCCTAACATGACATTTACGATATCGGCAAACTGCGGAAGAGTAACACCGTACTTAGCCAGCATCTCGCGTTTCGGCTCTATTTTAAGCTGTGGGCGTTCTACCTGTTGCTCCACATTCAAGTCGGCAATACCTTCCACATTCTGAATAGAAGCTTTTATTTGATTTCCGATTTCGTACATCCGATTCAAATCCGAACCAAACAACTTGATAGCAATATTTGCTCTTGTACCTGATAACATGGCATCAATACGGTGCGTAATAGGTGCTCCAATCTCAAGGTTTACACCTGACACGACTTTCATCTTTTCCCGAATTTCAGCGACCACTTCATCTTTTGAACGTTTATCCAAAACGAAAGGAGCTTCAATCTCCGATGTATTAACTCCTAGAGCATGTTCATCCAATTCGGCACGTCCTGTTTTACGCCCAACGGTCTGTACTTCAGGAACAGATAATAGGATACTTTCAACCATTTGGCCTATTTTATCAGATTCTTCTAATGAAATGCCCGGTAGAGTGCTAACGTTGATTGTAAACGACCCTTCATTAAAAGGCGGCAGGAAGCTACGACCGAAAGAAGTAAGCATAAGTATTGCGATAGCAAAGGTTATACCTGTTGCGCCCAATACCATCTTTTTATGCTGCAAAGTCCACTGTAATGCTTTGCCATACCCCAACTTAAGCTTCCGCGTCAAATAAGGTTCCCGATCCTCTTTATCACTTTTCGGCTTCCCCAGTAAGTAACTACACAATACGGGTGTAAGGGTTAAGGCAACAATGGTTGAAGCAAACAAGGCGATAACAAATGTGATTCCCAGAGGTGCCAACATTCTACCCTCCATGCCTGAAAGGAAAAACAAGGGAATAAAACTTGCCACAATAATCAGCGTAGAATTCAAAATTGGCATACGCACTTCCTTAGATGCTTCAAATACTACATTGATAACACTACGTTGTTCTTCTTTCGGTTTTTGCCTATTCTCCCGAAGCCGCTTAAACACATTCTCCACGTCCACAATCGCATCATCTACCAATGAACCAATGGCAATGGCGATACCCCCTAAACTCATTGTGTTAATGGTTAATCCCATCACTTTAAGGGTTAAAAGAGCGACAATCACCGAAAGGGGGATTGTGATCAATGAAATAACCGTTGTCCTTACATTCATAAGGAAAATAAACAACACGATAACCACGAATATGCCACCTTCGTACAAAGACTTTTGTACGTTGTCAATAGAGTTATCAATAAAGCGCGCCTGACGAAAAATATCGGTTGTCACCTTCACATCTTTAGGCAGTGTCTTTTGCAAGTCTGCAAGAGATTGATCCAGTTTTTCAGTTAGTTCAAGTGTGCTGGTGCTCGGCTGTTTAGTTACGGTTATGAGCACTGCCGGCTTTCCATGATCGGAGGCCAATCCCAGTTTAGGTGTCTTTGCGCCTACCTTCACTTCCGCTATATTTTCAAGTATGATAGGAATCTCATTCACCTTCTTAATAACCGCTTTTCTCAATGCTTCTATTTTGTTAGTGGATAAGATTCCACGAACAATAAATTCATTTCCATATTCATACAATACACCCCCTGATGCATTTTGATTCATTTCCTTAACGACATTCATCACTTCATCCAAACCAACGCCATAATGCTTCATCTTTCCGGGGTTGAGCAATATCTGATACTCTTTTATATCACCACCCAAAACCGTTACCTGCGCCACACCACCTGTCGACAACAATCGAGGGCGAATGCTCCAATCAGCCAATGTGCGCAAGTCTTGCAGTGAAGTCGTATCGGAAGTTAAGCCGATAATCATTACCTCACCCAAAATAGAAGACTGCGGACCCAATACCGGTTTACCCACATTAGAGGGCAGTACATCACCAACAACAGCTAATTTTTCAGAAACAATCTGTCTGGCCTTATATATATCTGTTCCCCAGTTAAACTCGACCCATACAATGGAAAATCCGGTCGTAGAAGAAGAACGTACACGGCGTACATCTGTAGCACCATTTACTGCCGTTTCAACAGGAAAAGTTACTAATCTCTCTACCTCTTCGGGGGCCATACCTTTGGCTTCCGTCATGACCACAACAGTAGGGGCATTTAAATCCGGAAAAACATCCACCTCCATGTTAGTAGCAGTATAGGTTCCCACCATCATCAGCAATAGAGCCCCAATAAGAACAACCACACGGTTGTTCAAAGAAAATTTAATGATCTTATTTAGCATGATTCCTTTTCTTTAATTAATGAGAGTGAGAATGACCTTCAGGTACCACAGAAGTATTCGCAGCAAGCTTCACCTGATAAGTACCTTTGGTAACAATTTTATCTCCATCCTTTAAACCTGAAAGGACCTTCACTCTTTCTCCATTACTCTGTCCGAGCGTCACTTCCCGTTTTGCAAACCCTTCTTCATCTAACTGTATATAAGCAAAATACAAGCCTTGCTCTTCAGTCAGAGCAGAAACCGGAATAGAAATTACATTGTTTTGTGGAGCAGACAACAGATAAACTTCCACATAAGAGCCGGGGATAATATCACCTATATTGTCAAATTCGAAAGTGACCGGGATGTAAAAAGACGATTGATCAGAAGCTTTTCCAAAAGAAAGTAAACGGCCATTTAAATCGGATAATTTGTATACTTTATCGCTATAAGACATCACGAAGTTGGCATTATTTATTTTCTTTAATTCATTGAAATAACTCTCGGGAACTTCGGCCCGCAACTGTAATTTCCTGTTTTTAGCGACAGTGGCAATAGGTTGTCCAACTGACACATATTCTCCCTGATTAACCAATCGGTTCTTAATATAACCGCTGATAGGAGAAGTCACTTTTACACCCGTAGCAGTTACATTGGCAGCTTGTGCTTTGTAGACAGTCTTGGCATTCTCGTACCGTAAACGCGTCTGCTCAAATTCTTTAGCTGAGATAATTTTATCTTTTATCAGGCTTTCGGAACGCTGGTAATCTTTTAAAGCCGCCTCATAAGCAATCTTTGTCTTGACCGTCGGATCACCATCATAAAGATTTTTAGCCGATAGGATGACAATAGTAGCACCTGTATTAACGGCCGCTCCCTCCGTAATAGCTTGGTTAGGAAAAGCGACAACACCATTTGATGTAGCAACAATGGTTACTTCATCGCCTTGTGCCGCCTGTATTTGCCCACTTGTTTTTATTACTTCACTGAATACTCCGGGTTTAATACTCTGAACCTCTAACCCAACAGCCTTTGCCTTCGCTTTAGTAAAAATGATTTCATTCGCATGTTCACCTTCATGCTCGTGATGATTTCCCTCTTTATGTTCGTGTTCAGAAGACTCTCCACTCTGCTTGTTGTTACAAGCCGTTAAAGATATGAATGTTGCAAATAGGATAAATATATATCTTTTCATTGTTTCATTATTTTTATAATTGGATAGAAAGAGAAATGTCACCTTGTTGCCTGCCATAAAAGACACACAATAGGACGAATAGCAGCACAATGGATGCTATTTTTGTATCTAAATATTGGTTAGTTACAAAAAGAAAGCAATTATTATTTATTGTATGAAAATAAAATGCTTAGGATAAACAATAGGGAGGGGCACGCAATCCGCTGCTTTCACCAAGCACTACGGGCGTATAGGACATAACAAACTCACCGTATGTTATGTCAGTGTTTAATAAATCAGCACTATAAGTTAAGTAATTAGTAAGTAGACACAGAACAGGAAAAAGGACTAAGTTGTCGCCACCGTCGTGAGAGACAACTTTGCTTCTAATAGTCTCGGAAGAAGATGAAACATATTCAGCATTGGTTGAGCACGCTTTTCCCTGATGAGTATCTCCGGCTGCATTATGATGCGTATGCTCATCATTATATGTATGGTCTTGTTCACATGTCTCCATAGCCAAACAAATCACTCCCCGATGGTGATGGTGTGGAATAGCAGAGAACACGATAAGTAACAGTGTTGCTATTGCTATGGGTACTATGGATAATATACGTCTCATCTAACTCTTATAATTCTTTGCAAAAATAAAAATAAAAACTCGTAACTTAATTACCAACGTGTTACAAAATCATTTTTTAAAACCATTGGTGTGTTCTAATTTAGCAGAACAATCAACACAAAGTCCTTTTAAAACATAATTGATGCTTTGCAAGGTAAATCCTTTAGGTAGTTCCACTATAGGAATATGAATATTTTCAAGGCAAAACGTCTTATGGCAACTCTCGCAACAAAAATGGGAATGTAAATCTTCCACGGCACAAGTACAAGCATTGCCGCAAACCGCATACTTTAATGATCCGGTACCATCATCTATACTGTGTATAAGACGATGGGAAAGGAAGAGGGTAATGGTGCGAAAGATCGTTGATTTATCTACAGTATCCAATAGGTTCTCCAGATCGAGCAGAGAAACGGTCCGTTCTGACTGCATCATCGTTTTTAATATCAGTATCCGGATGGAAGTCGGCTTTATATTCCTCTTCGCCAGCTTATCCAAAGGTTCACTATTTTCCATACACCTTTATTTTATCATTTTTTGTATTCGAACAGCGTTCATTATTGCAATCAACGCAACACCTACATCAGCAAAAACAGCCTCCCATAAAGTCGCCAACCCGCCGGCACCTAATATCATCACAAGTAACTTCACTCCAAATGCCAATGAGATGTTTTGCCTTATAATTCGCCGGGTAATCCGTCCTATTTCAATAGCGGTAACAACCTTTGAAGGTTGATCTGTCTGTATGACAACATCTGCCGTTTCAATAGCTGCGTCACTACCTAATCCTCCCATCGCAATCCCTACATTACTTAAAGCAAGCACCGGAGCGTCGTTCATTCCATCGCCTACGAAAGCTATCTCGTTTTCTTTATTCCGTTTTAATTCTTCAAGATGCCTTACTTTCCCTTCAGGCAACAAATCACCGTAGGCCTGCGTTATTCCCAGCTTGTCGGCAAAGTTAGTAACAATACTCTGCTTGTCGCCCGACAATATCTGAATATTTTGAATGTTTAGTGCTTTTAGCCTTCTTATTGCCTCCAAAGCGTCTTCTTTCAACTCATCAGCCAACAATACATATCCCACATATTTGTTGCCGATTGCGCAAACGACTATTGTTTCTGTAATAGAAAGTAGCTCTGAAGGAAATGTAATATGAAATTTCAACAGCAACCGTGTATTCCCTACTAGCACTATATCATTGTTTATTTCAGCCTTTAAACCGTGCCCTGCTATTTCTGCCACATTACTTGTAGGTATAAATTCGACACATTGCTTTTCGGCATAATGCACAATGGCTTTTGCTATCGGGTGTGTGCTCTTACTTTCCACCGAAGCTATTAATTGTATTAATTCTTTTTGGGAAATATCAGAAGTACATTGGCACGATTGTACTTCAAATGTTCCTTTAGTAAGCGTTCCTGTTTTGTCGAATACCACCGTATTTATTTTCGTAATAGCATCCAAATAATTGCCTCCTTTAAATAAAATGCCCAAACGTGAAGCAGCACCAATACCGCCGAAATATCCTAATGGGATACTGATAACCAATGCACATGGGCAAGAGATAACAAGAAAGACCAATGCCTTGTACAACCAATCATTGAATAGAAAACCGAACTGGAGATTTATAAATGAATAAATGAACGGTATTAAAACAATTAGTAGCGCCAATCCGATAACGATAGGTGTATAAATACGGGCAAACTTTCGGATAAAAAGTTCCGCCGGTGCTTTTCGTTCAGAAGCATCTTGCACTAATTCCAGAATACGTGCCAAAGTACTCTTATCAAAAGGTTTCGTTACTTTGATGCGAATAACGTTATCAGTTACAATCATTCCGGCAAGTACCTCCTCGCCACACCGGATCTTCCGCGGCACACTTTCGCCTGTTAATGCGGCTGTGTTGAAAGTGGCAGCTTCACTGAGCATCGTTCCGTCTAATGGCACACGTTCTCCCGCTTTGATTTCTATTGCCTCACCCACTTGCACCTGCTTAGGTGCTTCAGAGATGAGTCTGCCCTCTCTAACTACCATTGCCTTTTCAGGTCTGACGTCCAATAGATCACTAATATTCCGTTTTGCCTTATCTACTGCTCTGCCTTGAAAGAGTTCTCCTATCGAATAAAACAACATGACTGCCACTCCTTCGGGATATTCGCCAATATAAAAAGCTCCGATAGTGGCAACAGACATTAAGGTAAACTCACTAAAGAAATCTTTATGAATGATACTGCCCCATGCTTCTTTCATTACGGGCAGTCCCACAGGGAGATAGGCCAACAGATACCACACAAAAAAGACATAGCGCTCATGAAAGAAAGCAAAATCCAAAGCGTTCATTGCGATACCGCCTATAAGCATTACCGATGAAAGTAGTATCTTCCAATACTCACTGATAAAAGTAGACTCTTCTTTATTCTTTTGCACCTGCTCACATTCATGTCCATGACATTTGCATTGTCCCATATTCGTATCTTTTTTATTTCTGTTGCAAAGATAGCGACTAGGGGGTGCAACAAAGTTGCAAAGTTTAAAGAGAGCTTTTACGCGAAGAGAAGAGCCGGAAAAACAAAGAAGGGATATTGCTCCAACTTATCGTTGAAACATTTCAAAATGATCCTTTGCCCAAGAAGTAAGGCTAATGATATGGGGCATCAAAGAATGGCCAACTTCAGTCAGGGAATATTCCACACGTGGCGGTACCTCCGGATATACTTTTCGATGAACCAGCTTATCGGCTTCCAAGCGTTTCAAAGTAGACGATAACATCTTTTGAGAGATATCAATCATTTCTCTTTGAATCTCGCTAAAACGCAAAGTTCCCTTAGTATCTAATATATATAATATCAACATTGACCATTTATCACCAAAGCGATCAACCACATGCCGAATCGGACAATGAGCATATTCAACCGGAAGTTCTTTCATTCTTTTTTTATTTTGTAACTGCCTGCAAATCTACAAAACTATCTTTTAGTAACCAACTATGCATTATTAATTAACTAACAATAAAAACAAAGTATGTTAAAGCCTTTTTCGTAAACCTTTGTCGTTCAACAATTGTTACGTACAGGTAAGCGGCTTACTCTTTTGTATCCTCTTGCAAAGTATGAATCATTCCTTTATCTTTGTGTCATAACTTAATAAACAGCAGAGTAACAAATAACTAACAGAATAATGAAATGAAGAAAATTGTATTAATCGGAGCTAGTGGCTTCGTCGGTTCAGCCATTCTAAACGAGGCATTAAACAGGGGACATCAAGTAACAGCAGTGGTTCGTAATCCTGATAAGATTTCGACAAAACATGCTAATCTAACTATCACAAAAGGAGACGTTTCATCAGAAGAAGCGGTTAAAGTTCTTAGTGAAGGTGCTGATGCAGTAATCAGTGCCTACAATCCCGGATGGACAAACCCGGACATCTATGAAGAGACATTAAAGAATTATTCGGCTATCTTGAATGGTGTAAAGGCAGCCGGAGTGAAGCGTTTGCTTTGTGTAGGTGGTGCCGGAACATTATTCGTGGCTCCCGGTGTCCGTTTGCTGGATGCTGTTGAATTACCCGCAGCGATTGTACCCGGAGTAAAGTCATTGGGCAAATTCTACCTAGAAGTCCTTTCTGCCGAAAAAGAGATTGACTGGGTGTTCTTCTCACCGGCCGGCAACATTGCTCCGGGCGAACGCACAGGCAAATTCCGTTTAGGCAAAGATGATTTAATTGTAGATGCCGAAGGTAAGAGCAACATTTCCGTCGAAGATTATGCTGTTGCTATGATTGACGAATTAGAAGTTCCGGCTCATCATCAGGAACGTTTCACTATCGGATACTAAGTTTTCTTCCCAGCCACTGCTCATTCTACCTTCTGAATGAGCAGTGTATCCACTTATTTTCTTCCTCTCTGAGTACTTTCAGAAAATAATCTCCTCCATCGGTCCATCTCAGTAGCCAAAATGCCCGCTTCAACTTACAAGAGAAAAAAGATAGAATGATATTTCATACATTTGCATCAATCAAATGAATGAATATGAGAAAACAAGAAAATAAGAGTATTATGATGAAGCAGAGAAACATCTTTCTGGGAGTTATCATCTCTGTGGGAATGACTGTTCTATCCTCTTCTTCGCGCTTTATAGTAACAGATGCACTGCCAGGCAATATCATCAACGCAGCGTTGTATTCATTCCTTTTTTCAATGGTAGTGTGGTTTTCACATCTATACCTCTTCAATAATCGTACTTTCAGTCGACTAATAAAGAACACGTTTTGGCGCAGTTTTGTCAGTATCCTCATCGTTGCACTCTTCTCCTATCTATTCTGTGACAGATTTCTCTATGAGATTATCAGAAATGTTGATCATATCGACGAATCGCCTATCTTAAGCAAAAGACCAGGTATCCTGTTTGCACGAAACATCCTTCGAAGTACCA contains these protein-coding regions:
- a CDS encoding UDP-2,3-diacylglucosamine diphosphatase — encoded protein: MHLRTYYPTVVLSDIHLGSPHSKTEEVSSFLKSINCDRLILNGDIIDGWHLQKTGLHKWKPKHTDFFKVIMKMMEKFGTEVIYVRGNHDDFLDALAPLNFYNVKIVKDCIYETHGKRYYITHGDIFDTVTTQMKWLAMLGDTGYSFLLWLNKVYNTRRMKQGKPYYSLSQSIKNKVKSAVSYICDYETELVQLARAKKCDGVICGHIHHPANTYYDGIHYLNSGDWVETLSALTEDEEGNWTVRYFDQMLLNKVEEEEVLQEPLQITIAS
- the trxA gene encoding thioredoxin, which encodes MEKFETLIKSKSPVLIDFFAEWCGPCKTMKPVLEEVKGQLGEKARIVKIDVDKFEELADKYRIQSVPTFILFKNGESLWRHSGMIQGKELKEVIEQYI
- a CDS encoding thioredoxin domain-containing protein; amino-acid sequence: MIAGFSFAAEHQEKDREKENKKESQDGEVVVMNKALFISEVFDFEKSPEWKYTGNKPAIIDLYADWCPPCRAIAPIMKSMAKEYAGKIVIYKVNVDNEKELASFFQATSIPLVVYIPVKGEPQFFRGAADKATYKKAIDEFLLKTE
- a CDS encoding TolC family protein, which produces MRIIIYLVALLASVSLFAQNENSLKGVLTSIEENNATLKTLREDVKVQSLGNKTGIFLSNPELEFNYMWGSPTNVGSRKDFSVKQMFDIPTITGMKSRMAENKNQLVELQYKSDRIKILLEAKQYCIELTYYNALKQELDIRLQHAQTISDAYKERLDRGDANVLEYNKSQLNLSTVRGEMSRVEVERKTLLLDLKRLNGGIDVLFGNNEYNVVPLPANFEDWYLSAEQKNPVLQYVKQQIAVSKNEVKLNRAMGLPAFSAGYMQEKTFGQKYQGITLGISIPLWENKNRIKLAKAGVIAAEAKQTESKQQFYDQLKKLYMRATGLQETAIGYRKSLVALNNTNLLIKALNAGEISLLDYIVEIGLYYDTVNQALAAERDFEKAFTDLSAVEL
- a CDS encoding efflux RND transporter permease subunit is translated as MLNKIIKFSLNNRVVVLIGALLLMMVGTYTATNMEVDVFPDLNAPTVVVMTEAKGMAPEEVERLVTFPVETAVNGATDVRRVRSSSTTGFSIVWVEFNWGTDIYKARQIVSEKLAVVGDVLPSNVGKPVLGPQSSILGEVMIIGLTSDTTSLQDLRTLADWSIRPRLLSTGGVAQVTVLGGDIKEYQILLNPGKMKHYGVGLDEVMNVVKEMNQNASGGVLYEYGNEFIVRGILSTNKIEALRKAVIKKVNEIPIILENIAEVKVGAKTPKLGLASDHGKPAVLITVTKQPSTSTLELTEKLDQSLADLQKTLPKDVKVTTDIFRQARFIDNSIDNVQKSLYEGGIFVVIVLFIFLMNVRTTVISLITIPLSVIVALLTLKVMGLTINTMSLGGIAIAIGSLVDDAIVDVENVFKRLRENRQKPKEEQRSVINVVFEASKEVRMPILNSTLIIVASFIPLFFLSGMEGRMLAPLGITFVIALFASTIVALTLTPVLCSYLLGKPKSDKEDREPYLTRKLKLGYGKALQWTLQHKKMVLGATGITFAIAILMLTSFGRSFLPPFNEGSFTINVSTLPGISLEESDKIGQMVESILLSVPEVQTVGRKTGRAELDEHALGVNTSEIEAPFVLDKRSKDEVVAEIREKMKVVSGVNLEIGAPITHRIDAMLSGTRANIAIKLFGSDLNRMYEIGNQIKASIQNVEGIADLNVEQQVERPQLKIEPKREMLAKYGVTLPQFADIVNVMLGGEVVSQVYEENRAFDLTVKVNDASRESVERIKKLIVDANGRKVPLENIANIVSSTGPNTINRENVVRKIVISANVDGRDLRGVVNDIKTKIDTEIHLPEGYHVEYGGQFESEQAASRIILITSMFSILIIFLLLFKEFKSITQSLVILLNLPLALIGGVISIYITSGIMSIPAIIGFISLFGIATRNGMLLVDRYNSLRASGMSAQESVMHGSLDRLNPILMTALSSGLALIPLALGGELPGNEIQSPMAKVILGGLLSSTLLNGFIIPIMYLYMSRKQEKKIEIIEEEQQ
- a CDS encoding efflux RND transporter periplasmic adaptor subunit; its protein translation is MKRYIFILFATFISLTACNNKQSGESSEHEHKEGNHHEHEGEHANEIIFTKAKAKAVGLEVQSIKPGVFSEVIKTSGQIQAAQGDEVTIVATSNGVVAFPNQAITEGAAVNTGATIVILSAKNLYDGDPTVKTKIAYEAALKDYQRSESLIKDKIISAKEFEQTRLRYENAKTVYKAQAANVTATGVKVTSPISGYIKNRLVNQGEYVSVGQPIATVAKNRKLQLRAEVPESYFNELKKINNANFVMSYSDKVYKLSDLNGRLLSFGKASDQSSFYIPVTFEFDNIGDIIPGSYVEVYLLSAPQNNVISIPVSALTEEQGLYFAYIQLDEEGFAKREVTLGQSNGERVKVLSGLKDGDKIVTKGTYQVKLAANTSVVPEGHSHSH
- a CDS encoding DUF6769 family protein, which produces MRRILSIVPIAIATLLLIVFSAIPHHHHRGVICLAMETCEQDHTYNDEHTHHNAAGDTHQGKACSTNAEYVSSSSETIRSKVVSHDGGDNLVLFPVLCLLTNYLTYSADLLNTDITYGEFVMSYTPVVLGESSGLRAPPYCLS
- a CDS encoding transcriptional repressor, whose amino-acid sequence is MENSEPLDKLAKRNIKPTSIRILILKTMMQSERTVSLLDLENLLDTVDKSTIFRTITLFLSHRLIHSIDDGTGSLKYAVCGNACTCAVEDLHSHFCCESCHKTFCLENIHIPIVELPKGFTLQSINYVLKGLCVDCSAKLEHTNGFKK